In the Triticum urartu cultivar G1812 unplaced genomic scaffold, Tu2.1 TuUngrouped_contig_4443, whole genome shotgun sequence genome, ggcAAACCCGCTataggagcaactccagatgctATGAACTCCTGGCAGAGCaatgttgatgactactcgatagtttagtgtgccatgctttacggcttagaaccgggacttcaacgacattttgaacgtcatggagatatgagatgttctaagagttgaagttaatatttcaagcaaatgcccggattgagagatatgaagtctccaaataagttctacagctgcaaaatggaggagaatagttctgtcagtgagcacacactcagaatgtctgggtaccacaatcacttgactcagctgggagttaatcttccagttgatagtgtcattgacagagttcttcgatcactgtcaccaagctataaaagcttcatgatgaactataatatgcaagggatggataagacaatttccgagctcttcacgatgctaaaggctgcggaggtagaaatcaagaaggagcatcaagtgttgatggtcaacaagaccaccagtttcaagaacgagggcaaagggaagaagaggaacttcaagaagaacggcaagcaagttgctgctcaagtaaagaagcctaagtctggacctaagcctgagactgagtgcttctactgcaaagggactggtcactggaagcggaatttccccaagtatttggtggataaggatgatggcaaagtgaaaggtatatttgatatacatgttattggtgtgtaccttactaatgctcgcagtagcgcctgtgtatttgatactggttctgttgctaatatttgcagcTCGAAACATGGGCTAtggattaagtgaagattggctaaggacgaggtgacgatgcacgtgggaaatggttccaaagttgatgtgatcgccattggcacgctacctctacatctaccttcgggattagttttagacctgaataattgttatttggtgccagcgttaaacatgaacattatatatggatcttgtttgatgcgagacggttattcatttaaatcggagaataatggttgttctatttatatgagtaatatcttttatggtcatgcatccTTGATGAGTgatctatttttactaaatcttgatagtagtgatacacatattcatagtattgaagccagaAGAtgtaagtttaataatgatagtgcaacttatttgtggcactgccgtttaggtcatattggtgtaaagcgcatgaagaaacgcCATGCTggtgggcttttggaatcacttgatgcttgcgagccatgcctcatgggcaagatgactaaggctccattctccggaacaatggagcgagcaacggacttgttggaaataatatatactgatgtatgcggtccgatgagtgttgattctcgcggcgggtatcgttattttctgaccttcacagatgatttgagcagatatgggtatgtctacttgatgaaacataagtttgaaacatttgaaaagttcaaagaatttcagagtgatatagaaaattatcgtaacaagaaaataaagtttctatgatctgatcgtggaggtgaatatttgagttatgagtttggtcttcatttgaaacaatgtgaaaTATTGAAGAGGTATCTATGtaccctctcggtaatacacatcataagcttgcaagaaaatgacgaaggagttagtcacgaggtgatgtattatggaacgagtaaagagacttaccgataacgagattgaactaggtatgaagatatcaacgatcaaatctcggacaaataacatactgatggacaaagggaattacgtatgttgccataatggttcgaccgataaagatctttgtagaatatgtaggagccaatatgggcatccaggttccgctattggttattgaccggagaggtgtctcggtcatgtctacatagttctcggacccgtagggtccgcacgcttagtgttcgatgacgatatagtattatatgagttatgtgatttggtgactgaatattgttcggagtcccggatgagatcacgaacatgacgcggagtctcgaaatggtagagaggtaaagattcatatatataGGACGATAAGATTGGGACACCTGAATTTTTTGGGGGGTAGCGGGTACTTaacgggtcaccggaaggggttccgggcacccccggcaaaagttatgggccttatgggccaagagaggaaacgcaccagccacaaggggctaGTGCGCCCCCCATAGCAGGCCGGCCtaaggaggagaaggaaaggtgggaGGAAAAAAAAGTGTGGATTAGGATGCTcacttccttccctctcccccctctttccttcccccttggGAATACATGGCAGGGGGGCGCGGCCAGGGCAGgagccctagggccggccggccacCAATGTGGCACGCTAGGCTGCCTCcactccccctcccacctatatatatgtgggaagGGGCGCCTAGCACCCCCTAGACAATTgtctagccgtgtgcggcgcccccctccaccgtttacacccccggtcatattttcatagtgcttaggtgaagccctgcggagatcacttcaccGTCACCGTCATCAcatcgtcgtgctgacggaactcatctactacctcggcGTCTTGCTGGAtcagaaggcgagggacgtcatcaagctgaacgtgtgcagaacaaggaggtgtcgtgcattcggtacttgattggttgaagcgcgaagaagttcaactacatcaaccgcgttgtgaaacgcttccgcttacggtctatgaggatACGCAGACTCACTCTTtctctcgttgctatgtatctccatggatagatcattgcgtgtgcgtagattttttttttttgttttcatgCAATGATTCCCAACAACTCCATCTAGAAGTGAAGCATGAACATTGAGCTTTACTTGACCCAAGACCCAACACTGGTGGTAACCAAGGGGTAGATGTTGGAGTAGTAGGCTCAACCCGTGTTGGTATCACATCTGGAAAAGCAAGTATGTGCATGGTACTTACCCTTTACGAGATCAAATTTTTTCTTCGTTTCAGTTGACTGTACTGTTGATAGGTAAGAATCAATAAAACAGGCAGACACGTCATcttggagggggggggggggagggggtgagTGCACCAACTCATTACCGACGTACCAAATTCAACATAACCTCATCATCGAACCCTACTCTCATCATCAAAAGCATGGCATAGGTAGATGAACCACTCATCACAAGGAGTAACGACACTCACATCCCGCATCAACAAGACCTTAGACATAGCATGCCAGAGCAATCTCGTCTTATTGTATGCACAAAAAATATGAAAAGAGTCCTCCTCCATGCCTCATAGAGGACATAGTGAGCAAAGCTCCAAGTCACGCTTCTTTTTGTTGCACCATGTCGCAAGTGAGTCCATGGCTAGCCTTCTAGCAAAGGTGAGTACTCTGCACTATACCATATCAATTTCCAGACATCACGATTTCCATCAGGATGGGAACTAGAGGAAGCAATGTTACCATTATTTAACTCATCAGAAGCTAAACGGCAAGAGTTACGGGCCAAAATATTCTTGATTTCTCTAGAGCCCACGCAATAAACTCCTCGTCAAAACTATGAGAAGGTCGAACCTTTTGGATCTCACAGATGTCAACTggaagaaaaaaaactactgcaATTTTGTATTATCTCAGTTCCATTGTGGCCCATAAGCTCACAGACCCACTTATACCTACACCGCCCTTCCGGAGAGATGAGACCTCCAGTAGGAACACGTGCAATCGAGCAATCCCGCCATATTCTAACTTCTCGACCATTTACAATCCTCCAAATTAGTCCCTTTTTCAAAAGTTCAAGCCCATGGAAAATAGCCTGCCTTGTCGATGAAGGGTTCCCTGTAAGGATTGTATCCTCCGATTTACCATTTGGGTAATACTTAGCCTTCATCAAATGAGAACAGAGACATGGTAAGCTAAGAGACGCCCAGCCTGTCGCGCCAACAAAGCCTGGTTAAAAAGCTTGAAATCTCTTAATCCTAGGCTACCCTGGCACTTCGGTCTGGTCATCCTGTCCCAAGCATACTGGTGTGTTTTCCTCTTCCCATGTCTGCGCTCCAGCAATAATTTTGTACCAAACGGTTCAGGTCATCACAGACACCAAGTGGTAGCTTGAAAACACTCATAATATAATTCGGAATTGACTCGACGACCGACTTAATGACTACCTCTTTACCTGCCTGAGTAGGGTCACCATCAAAAGAAAACAAACATTTTGTAAGTTTAACTTGTAGGTTCTACAATTTACCCTTTGTCATTCTCCCATAAGGGGTGGGAGGCCCCTGATATTTTTCTTCAAAACGAGAGGTGGTGACTTGCAGTGCACCCTTAACAGCATATGTGCCATTTTTAGGACAAAAGTTACCAAAGAGGACTGGACATTTATGGTGGTTGACGAGTTTCCCAGTTGCATGACCATACACTTCTATAAAAAAAAATCCAACATGATTTGCTTGCTGAACACAGGCTTTGAAGAACAGCAATGTATCATCAGCAAACAATAAATGTGAGATACCAAGAGCCCTTCTTGTGATTTTGAGTGGAGAAATATTTTCTGACATAATCCTTTCATTAATGAGAGTAGAGAGATCAGCAACAAACAAGAACAAATAAGAGGATGACGGATCACCATGCCAAAGCCCACGCATCGGTTTAAAAGAATCTAAGTTGATGCCATTAAATTTTACGGAATATCTCATCGAGGTCACACAAGACATAATCCGTTCGACCTATCGGTGAGTGAAGCCTTTTGCATCAGTTGCTTAAGGTTATTCCAATCAAGCCGATCATATGCCTTGGAGAGATCAAGTTTATAAGCACATTAACTTTTTGTGGGATCCTTCTCCTGCTTTATGTGATGGATACACTCAAAGGCCACTTGAGCATTATCGGTGATCATACGTCTTGGAATGAAAGCACTTTCAGAGGGAGAAATAATATCATCCAGAACTGGCCTAAGCCTATTAACTAGGCACTTTGGAATAACTTTGTAAATAACATTGCATAAGCTAATAGAACGAAAATCAGTATTTTTTTACCAGGTTCTGAAATTTTGGGTCATGACAATAACCGTGCCATTTACCACTGGTGGCAGGTTATGTATGCCTTACGAGCAGACAAGCACAACAATCCAAATCACAATTCTTGGAATCGAAGTGTACTATTAGTCAGAGGCTTGGGCATCCAAGGCCGCTTTCTTCTTGGCCGCCTTGGCCTCGCTGTACTCGCCGTAGGAGTAGGAGGCGAGGCCCCAGAGCGAGAGCGCGAGCGCCACGCCCTTCTCGCTGGTGAACTTCTCGTGCAGGAAGATGACGGCCAGCACCTCTGTGACCGGGATGAAGACGGCGATGAGGATCCCGGCGAACAGGGTGTGGACGCAGAAGATGACGCCCACGGCGCCCAGGAAGAAGAACTGCCACAGGATGGCGCTCCACACCAGCACCGTGTAGTACCGGGCCTCCCCTAGCTCGAATGTCTGCGCTTCCCTTGAGATCGCCTGCAcgcacacaccacacacacaaaACATCTATTAGTATGTGTGTCTGCCTTACCTTTTTTTGTGAGCAATTAGTACTATGTGTAGTACTCTTTCTGTAAACTGATATATAAGGTCTTTTAGATCAGTAGTACTTTGCGTCTGCTTTTAGGCGTGGTCTAACTAACTGCGACATATGGAGAAACGCAGAAGTGCACGAGCAAAAGCATGATTTTTGATAGTGTCTAACTATGGTGACGCTGGCGCACTCAGTTACTGTCTGAGCTAGTTGTCCATATATGAGCCGTCCATCGAAAGTAGGAGGAGGATTTGCTTAACAAAGAAAGTAGGACGCTGTAATTATTCATGAGACACTTCCTGGAGTATTATTTTTGTACTCCCCCACCCCATGTTATTACAACGAGGCAACAAAGATATTGACTGTTCACAGCGCTCGACCAAGCCAAAGTAGCTGAGTCAGTCAGTCAGATAAGTACCAAAAGCCAACATAGCCAACATGTACATGATCACCGGTCCTGGCTGGAATGCGCTCGCAGACcctagtacaaagttgagtcatttATTTTGGAACGAAGAGAGTAGAAGCTTTGCCGATCTTCGGGGATCTTCCTAGTATCTTCCTTTATATGGACGAGATTATCCATGATTCGCCTAACAAAGAAAGCCTTTCCATCTGACTGTTCCACGTTGGTTTTGCATCATGCCTAGCTAGCTTTCCCTATTAG is a window encoding:
- the LOC125527831 gene encoding purine permease 3-like gives rise to the protein MEMQLVMGFFATAFCTVGMIVNNDFQAISREAQTFELGEARYYTVLVWSAILWQFFFLGAVGVIFCVHTLFAGILIAVFIPVTEVLAVIFLHEKFTSEKGVALALSLWGLASYSYGEYSEAKAAKKKAALDAQASD